One Abyssisolibacter fermentans DNA window includes the following coding sequences:
- a CDS encoding transposase — IMMFAVLLYANMRGVRSVDRIVDLCERDIAFIWLTKGEKPKRDAFYDFINNKLTTEILDDLHYQFIKRLEKDGLVTLKSLFIDGTKIEANANRYTFV; from the coding sequence CTATTATGATGTTTGCTGTTTTGTTATATGCAAATATGAGAGGAGTTAGATCTGTTGACAGAATTGTTGATTTATGCGAAAGAGATATAGCGTTCATATGGCTAACAAAGGGTGAAAAACCAAAACGTGATGCTTTTTATGATTTTATCAATAATAAACTTACTACTGAAATACTTGATGATTTACATTATCAGTTCATTAAGCGGCTTGAAAAGGATGGGCTTGTAACACTTAAGTCTTTATTCATTGACGGTACAAAAATTGAAGCAAATGCTAATAGATACACTTT